The Tachypleus tridentatus isolate NWPU-2018 chromosome 5, ASM421037v1, whole genome shotgun sequence genome includes a window with the following:
- the LOC143250767 gene encoding uncharacterized protein LOC143250767 — protein MKTTFFLAVVNTALVSSLLRDKREAYLLPDDVDSVLDEVKKLFVCPGDGYYADINNDCKVFHVCQSAMYLSRHQMFQWSFFCGKGTVFDQLSLTCSRPERAVRCQMAPNYFYLNDNIGKEGVPYLTDNIKDKGVPYSIEKDIDIMVRKFLPPDIRIIV, from the exons ATGAAGACAACGTTTTTCCTTG CTGTCGTGAACACGGCCTTAGTATCAAGTCTACTGAGG gATAAACGAGAAGCTTACCTGTTGCCAGATGATGTTGACAGCGTTTTGGACGAAGTGAAGAAGTTATTTGTGTGTCCTGGGGATGGCTACTACGCTGACATAAATAATGATTGTAAAGTGTTTCATGTCTGTCAATCTGCCATGTACTTGAGTAGACATCAGATGTTCCAATGGAGTTTCTTTTGTGGAAAAGGAACAGTTTTTGACCAGCTAAGCCTAACCTGTTCGCGACCAGAGAGGGCTGTACGGTGTCAAATGGCCCCTAATTACTTCTACCTTAACGATAACATCGGCAAAGAGGGCGTGCCTTATCTAACCGACAACATCAAAGACAAAGGTGTACCTTACTCAATTGAGAAAGATATAGATATTATGGTTAGAAAGTTCCTACCTCCCGATATTCGAATCATTGTCTAG